Proteins encoded together in one Impatiens glandulifera chromosome 1, dImpGla2.1, whole genome shotgun sequence window:
- the LOC124921474 gene encoding 54S ribosomal protein L19, mitochondrial-like codes for MATLKEILTRRPVMATIKLTVPAGGARPGPPVGPALGQYKLNSMAFCKDFNARTQKFKPDTPMAVQITAFKDNTFEFVVKSPSVTWYLKKAAGVESGSSRPGHVVASTVTLKHVYEIAKVKQSDPFCQFMPLESICKSIIGTANTMGIKVVKELE; via the coding sequence ATGGCGACTCTCAAGGAGATCCTCACTCGACGGCCGGTCATGGCGACTATCAAACTAACCGTTCCAGCCGGTGGTGCGCGTCCAGGGCCTCCGGTGGGTCCAGCTCTAGGTCAGTATAAGCTGAACTCGATGGCATTCTGCAAGGATTTCAATGCCAGGACGCAGAAGTTCAAACCTGATACGCCGATGGCGGTTCAAATCACCGCTTTTAAGGATAACACTTTCGAATTTGTCGTCAAATCTCCGTCGGTGACTTGGTATCTGAAGAAGGCTGCTGGCGTGGAGTCTGGTAGCAGTCGTCCTGGACATGTTGTAGCATCGACTGTAACCCTAAAACATGTATACGAGATCGCAAAGGTAAAACAATCGGATCCCTTTTGTCAGTTTATGCCACTTGAGTCTATTTGCAAATCAATTATAGGTACTGCTAATACCATGGGTATTAAAGTTGTGAAGGAATTGGAATGA
- the LOC124918875 gene encoding probable protein phosphatase 2C 47, with translation MITDSKRPQLATDSDLVVGCFHENNDEEEEEDQSQFKASKPPRNIPNNIRLSISQAMLDSPVGILGVKKSPVGENSGFSPVFRSGSCSEIGPKQFMEDEFICVNNLHEHIGEGPDIPSPAAYYGVFDGHGGVDAATFTKKNLLKYIIEDSHFPVATKRAIKNSFGKADYALADAKSLDRSSGTTALIALILERTMIIANAGDSRAVLGKRGRAIELSRDHKPNAALEKLRIEQLGGVIYDGYLNGQLSVSRALGDWHLKGQKGSIYPLTSDPELEEVVLTEEDEFLIMGCDGLWDVMSSQYAVTIVRKELMLHNDPERCSKELVKEALKRNSCDNLTVLVICFTSDPPSRIEVPRITKRRSISAEGLDLLKGVLSDV, from the exons ATGATTACAGACTCTAAAAGGCCACAGTTAGCTACAGATTCAGATCTCGTTGTTGGCTGTTTCCATGAGAacaatgatgaagaagaagaagaagatcagaGCCAATTTAAGGCTTCTAAGCCTCCTAGAAACATACCCAACAATATTAGACTCAGCATCAGTCAAGCCATGCTG GACTCACCAGTAGGCATTTTAGGTGTGAAAAAGTCGCCTGTTGGTGAAAATTCTGGATTTTCACCTGTCTTTCGATCGGGTTCTTGTTCTGAAATTGGTCCAAAACAGTTCATGGAAGATGAATTTATCTGCGTAAATAACCTTCATGAACACATCGGTGAAGGTCCTGATATCCCTTCTCCGGCAGCATATTACGGG GTTTTTGATGGACATGGAGGTGTTGATGCTGCGACATTCACTAAAAAGAACCTTCTTAAATACATCATTGAAGACTCCCATTTCCCGGTTGCAACGAAAAGAGCGATCAAGAACTCTTTTGGGAAAGCCGACTATGCATTAGCTGATGCAAAATCTCTCGATAGATCATCCGGCACCACTGCTTTGATTGCCCTTATACTCGAAAG GACAATGATAATCGCGAATGCTGGGGATTCTCGAGCTGTGCTGGGGAAACGTGGGAGAGCTATCGAACTCTCGAGAGACCACAAGCCTAATGCCGCGTTGGAAAAGTTAAGAATCGAGCAATTAGGGGGAGTCATCTACGACGGTTATTTAAACGGGCAACTATCCGTGTCACGTGCCCTCGGAGACTGGCATTTGAAGGGGCAAAAGGGGTCAATTTATCCGTTGACCTCAGATCCAGAGCTCGAGGAAGTTGTCCTAACGGAAGAAGACGAGTTTCTGATAATGGGTTGTGACGGTTTATGGGATGTTATGAGTAGCCAATACGCGGTTACAATAGTGAGGAAGGAACTTATGCTTCACAATGATCCCGAGAGGTGTTCGAAAGAGCTCGTGAAGGAAGCGCTCAAGAGGAATTCATGCGACAATTTGACGGTCCTTGTGATTTGTTTCACGTCGGATCCGCCGTCTAGGATCGAGGTGCCGAGGATTACAAAGAGGAGAAGCATATCAGCCGAAGGATTGGATCTTCTCAAGGGTGTTCTAAGTGATGTTTGA